One window from the genome of Gimesia aquarii encodes:
- a CDS encoding WD40 repeat domain-containing protein, with translation MSFLHLICSKLSYLLAGGYAVVTLLSPVMGAKPDAKPAAPEVPLLAVKPILDHGPTPLPMALKYAQLDVSKVAKQSAAQFKIVKALSQKFQILNTKIADIQKTIQVTKQQIKTDSSLLKKARAELKRLSEMKAKAKSPTRKGSEPLKAVKPLPDLEQLSIQISNSEKQVKALAQSLKDAQKKLEELKKQVAVEKKQLGFLKTKESQLTEIASLFREKSPVADPKLLREVASYQHTRPLYSCKIDPNGNYLLAGAQDSVFNRWDLVSASNTKLLGHNSWVRRFDLHGSTSLMVTGAYEGKIAWWDINSHQPKPKHLIEAHKGYVRGVSVSPDGKLVATAGNDRLVKIWSIQKAELIQTLQGHEHQIYNVKFHPGGRYLLSGDLRGNLKQWDTKTWKTVRDFDGSAIYKYDTTFRGHIGGVRGMDISQDGKYFAISGIGQVSNAFAGIGVPTVVLFDWETGKQLAIMTPSDNFKGTCWGVRFHPQSDFIAAVGGNSSGMIWFWKLGEQKPFFSQKVKSVPYDLDFHPDGLRMCIAGYDKTARLFSMAPKAPFELAKQKSKTKKKK, from the coding sequence GTGAGTTTTTTACACTTAATTTGTTCGAAGCTGAGCTACCTGCTTGCTGGGGGATATGCCGTTGTTACGCTTTTATCTCCAGTAATGGGTGCAAAGCCGGACGCAAAACCTGCAGCCCCTGAGGTTCCCCTGCTGGCTGTGAAGCCCATTCTTGATCATGGTCCTACGCCTTTGCCTATGGCTCTCAAGTATGCACAACTGGATGTGTCGAAAGTGGCAAAGCAGTCAGCGGCTCAGTTTAAAATTGTTAAAGCACTCTCACAAAAATTTCAAATTCTCAATACAAAAATCGCAGACATCCAAAAAACAATTCAGGTTACGAAGCAACAAATCAAAACAGATTCCAGTTTACTGAAAAAAGCCAGAGCAGAGCTCAAGCGATTGAGCGAAATGAAAGCGAAAGCAAAGAGTCCTACCCGGAAGGGGAGTGAGCCACTCAAAGCGGTTAAGCCTCTGCCTGATCTTGAGCAGCTCTCTATTCAAATTTCTAACAGTGAAAAGCAAGTCAAAGCTTTGGCTCAATCTTTAAAAGACGCACAAAAGAAACTAGAAGAACTGAAAAAGCAGGTTGCCGTAGAGAAAAAACAACTGGGATTCTTAAAGACAAAAGAGAGTCAGCTCACAGAAATTGCGAGCCTCTTTCGTGAAAAGTCGCCCGTTGCCGATCCCAAACTTTTAAGAGAAGTCGCCTCCTATCAGCACACGCGTCCGTTGTATTCTTGTAAAATTGATCCGAATGGAAACTATTTACTCGCCGGTGCTCAAGATTCCGTGTTCAATCGTTGGGATCTTGTCAGTGCCTCCAATACAAAGCTGCTAGGTCATAACAGTTGGGTCAGACGTTTTGATCTGCATGGCTCTACGTCATTGATGGTTACCGGAGCCTATGAGGGAAAAATTGCCTGGTGGGATATCAATTCTCATCAACCAAAGCCAAAGCACTTAATTGAGGCACATAAAGGATATGTGCGTGGTGTTTCTGTCAGCCCTGATGGTAAGCTTGTTGCGACCGCTGGCAATGATCGTCTGGTTAAAATCTGGTCAATTCAAAAGGCAGAACTCATTCAAACGCTGCAAGGTCATGAACATCAAATCTATAATGTAAAGTTTCATCCTGGTGGTCGATATCTGCTGTCCGGCGATTTGAGAGGAAATCTGAAACAGTGGGATACAAAGACCTGGAAAACAGTTCGTGACTTTGATGGGAGCGCAATCTATAAGTATGACACCACATTTCGTGGACATATTGGCGGAGTGCGTGGAATGGATATTAGCCAGGATGGCAAATACTTTGCGATTAGCGGTATCGGTCAGGTCTCCAATGCATTTGCAGGCATAGGTGTGCCAACAGTGGTCTTGTTCGATTGGGAAACTGGTAAGCAGTTGGCGATCATGACTCCCAGCGACAATTTTAAAGGAACATGCTGGGGAGTTCGGTTTCACCCCCAGAGCGATTTTATCGCAGCTGTGGGGGGAAACTCCTCTGGTATGATCTGGTTCTGGAAACTGGGAGAGCAGAAACCATTCTTTTCTCAGAAGGTAAAAAGTGTGCCTTACGACCTGGACTTTCATCCGGATGGTCTGCGTATGTGTATTGCGGGTTACGATAAGACCGCGCGTCTTTTCAGTATGGCACCTAAAGCACCATTTGAGTTAGCCAAACAGAAGTCAAAAACGAAAAAGAAGAAATAG
- a CDS encoding YciI family protein, whose protein sequence is MMKFVCLGYIDEAKWDEMSENEQSAFINECFTYDDELRRGSHFLGGQGLQSSQNAVTLRWQGEQAMVVDGPFSETKEQLGGILFLEARDLNHAITLMSKHPMVRGGAFEIRPADEKINAMIEERSSQSFSS, encoded by the coding sequence ATGATGAAATTCGTATGTCTGGGATACATTGATGAAGCAAAATGGGATGAAATGTCAGAAAACGAGCAATCTGCCTTCATCAACGAGTGTTTTACCTATGATGATGAACTGCGGAGAGGAAGCCATTTTCTAGGTGGTCAGGGACTTCAGAGCAGTCAGAACGCGGTAACGCTTCGTTGGCAGGGAGAGCAGGCGATGGTTGTTGATGGTCCTTTTTCTGAAACGAAGGAGCAGTTGGGTGGAATCCTCTTTCTGGAAGCCAGGGACTTGAACCATGCGATTACGCTCATGTCAAAACATCCAATGGTTCGTGGCGGCGCCTTTGAAATTCGCCCCGCCGATGAAAAGATTAATGCCATGATTGAAGAGAGATCTTCACAGAGTTTTAGTAGTTAG
- a CDS encoding MlaD family protein codes for MTDRQIQFRVGLFVISALITGAAMIFHFGKLEALWKKKYSIAMRFESISGVHRGTPVVRHGIRIGEVSKIVTSDSKPGVVLLVSILDTQHLRKDASPQIVSSLMGDSKIVISPGVSSDFIKPGERLIGKPPSDPMEIVYRMEQQVSKTLQAFTSTSGEWEKLAMNMNRIMETKEGNLDVVVERAATSLQEFSLAMKKMNQMMSNVNQLVADPKQQEHLKRTMAAMPAMIESTHRTIASVEVAVKKAGENLDNLSRVTDPLAKHSQSMVVKLDRSLSRLDAIMAEMNSFTRALNQGDGSLKKFMSDPELYRNMTRSASSLTVLLNNLEPIARDIRIFSDKIARHPEILGVSGAMKGSSGLKEPTEQPRSRIKQSGFSFPSTKGP; via the coding sequence ATGACGGATCGCCAGATACAATTTCGAGTCGGACTGTTTGTGATTTCCGCGTTGATTACCGGGGCCGCCATGATTTTCCACTTTGGTAAATTGGAAGCGCTATGGAAAAAAAAGTATTCTATCGCAATGCGTTTTGAATCCATTTCCGGAGTTCATCGTGGAACCCCCGTTGTGCGACATGGAATTCGCATTGGGGAAGTCTCTAAGATAGTCACCAGTGATAGTAAGCCTGGTGTTGTGTTGCTTGTTTCCATTCTCGATACACAACACTTACGTAAAGATGCGAGCCCTCAGATTGTCAGTTCTCTGATGGGAGACTCGAAGATCGTGATTTCTCCCGGCGTCAGCTCTGATTTTATCAAACCCGGAGAGCGTCTGATTGGTAAGCCTCCGAGTGATCCGATGGAGATCGTCTACCGGATGGAGCAGCAGGTTTCGAAGACGCTGCAAGCATTTACTTCCACCAGTGGCGAGTGGGAAAAGCTGGCCATGAATATGAACCGGATCATGGAAACGAAAGAAGGGAACCTGGACGTTGTCGTTGAGCGGGCTGCGACGTCATTGCAGGAATTTTCTCTGGCGATGAAGAAGATGAACCAGATGATGAGTAATGTGAATCAACTGGTCGCCGATCCCAAACAACAGGAACACCTGAAACGCACGATGGCCGCCATGCCTGCGATGATTGAAAGCACCCACCGGACGATTGCCTCCGTTGAAGTCGCCGTGAAAAAAGCGGGAGAAAACCTGGATAACCTTTCTCGGGTTACCGACCCGTTAGCAAAGCATAGCCAGTCGATGGTGGTCAAGCTGGATCGCAGTTTATCCCGGCTTGATGCGATTATGGCCGAGATGAATTCATTTACGCGTGCCTTAAACCAGGGAGATGGTTCCTTGAAAAAATTCATGTCGGACCCGGAGCTCTATCGTAATATGACCCGCTCTGCCAGTTCTTTAACCGTTCTGTTAAATAATCTGGAACCAATTGCCCGTGACATCCGAATTTTTAGCGATAAGATTGCCCGTCACCCGGAAATTCTTGGAGTCAGCGGTGCCATGAAAGGGAGTTCCGGGCTCAAAGAGCCGACAGAACAACCACGGTCCCGCATAAAACAGTCTGGATTTTCGTTTCCTTCGACAAAAGGACCCTAA
- a CDS encoding alkaline phosphatase PhoX, whose protein sequence is MQNSSSRRDFLKSAIAAPAVATVFSRFITSASAKGIQFDNGSELIPIQDQTTGLPLLRLREGFQYQSFGWVGDEMSDGVITPEGHDGMGVISQKGDILTLCRNHEIYGSKSFGPEALTYDPKAGGGCANLQFDLKAGKWLKSWTSLAGTVQNCAGGPTPWGSWLSCEETVLGPKGSFRGVQYQHEKHHGWVFEVPSEGKASLEPLVALGRFVHEALAVDPHDGIIYETEDRDTAGFYRFLPNEREVLSKGGNLQMLKVKGKDDLRTGAKRGVRYEAEWVDIEDPLRRDTPGKEDGLGVYSQGKEKGGTTFGRLEGCWFGDGVVYFNCTNGGEAGLGQVWSFSPRDQTLQLVFQSTSHDILDSPDNLTVSPRGGLILCEDADLKPLRLHALSRKGILKTVAINNIQLKKGQHNQLEGDFTGGEWAGACFSPDGKWLFVNIHKPGITFAITGPWDELGV, encoded by the coding sequence GTGCAAAATTCATCTTCTCGACGTGATTTTTTAAAATCCGCCATCGCTGCTCCCGCAGTCGCAACAGTATTTTCCCGTTTTATCACGAGTGCTAGTGCCAAAGGGATTCAATTTGATAATGGCTCCGAGTTGATACCAATTCAGGACCAGACGACAGGGCTGCCTTTACTCCGATTACGAGAAGGGTTTCAGTACCAGTCTTTCGGTTGGGTGGGAGACGAAATGTCAGATGGAGTAATCACTCCTGAAGGACATGACGGGATGGGAGTGATTTCCCAGAAAGGGGATATACTTACACTCTGTCGTAATCATGAAATATATGGTTCGAAAAGTTTTGGTCCGGAAGCACTCACTTATGATCCAAAGGCAGGAGGTGGATGCGCCAATTTACAGTTCGACCTGAAAGCGGGAAAATGGTTAAAAAGCTGGACCAGTTTGGCCGGTACCGTGCAAAACTGTGCGGGGGGGCCCACGCCCTGGGGGAGTTGGTTGTCATGCGAAGAAACAGTGCTCGGCCCCAAAGGAAGTTTTCGAGGCGTCCAATATCAACATGAAAAACATCATGGTTGGGTCTTTGAAGTTCCCTCTGAAGGTAAGGCTTCACTAGAACCCCTTGTTGCATTGGGACGTTTTGTGCACGAAGCGCTTGCCGTTGATCCACATGATGGCATCATCTACGAAACGGAAGACCGCGACACTGCCGGTTTCTATCGTTTTCTCCCGAATGAGCGCGAAGTTTTGAGTAAGGGAGGGAACCTGCAAATGCTCAAAGTAAAAGGGAAAGACGATTTAAGAACCGGTGCCAAGCGGGGTGTTCGGTATGAAGCAGAGTGGGTCGATATTGAAGATCCATTGCGTCGTGATACACCCGGAAAAGAAGATGGATTGGGAGTTTATTCCCAGGGAAAAGAGAAAGGAGGCACAACGTTCGGTCGCCTGGAAGGTTGCTGGTTTGGTGATGGTGTTGTTTATTTCAACTGTACCAATGGAGGCGAAGCAGGACTGGGGCAGGTCTGGTCTTTCTCACCACGGGATCAAACGTTACAGCTCGTGTTTCAATCAACAAGCCATGACATTTTAGATAGTCCTGACAATCTGACCGTGAGCCCCCGGGGAGGTTTGATTCTGTGTGAAGATGCAGATTTGAAGCCGCTTCGTTTGCATGCACTGAGCCGTAAAGGGATACTGAAAACTGTTGCGATCAATAATATTCAGCTGAAAAAGGGACAGCATAATCAATTGGAAGGTGACTTTACTGGTGGTGAATGGGCGGGGGCCTGCTTCAGCCCGGATGGGAAATGGCTCTTTGTTAACATTCACAAGCCCGGTATTACTTTTGCGATTACTGGTCCCTGGGATGAACTGGGAGTTTAA
- a CDS encoding leucine-rich repeat domain-containing protein — protein MRYFPVALFSAVSLSMMSFVYAADKKADPATEQAKSKIRAAGGSVLELAQNDDRLEIAFHLSDQKITDNTLKTLAGLKKVSTLNLRGTDITSAGLAQLKDLKGLTHLHLEKTKVNDAGLVHLKALPNLEYLNLYGTQITDAGLSNLNQLKKLKRLYVWQTKVTRPAGLALEKQITGLEIIGLPEEPKPKEAKKPELPKKPAASKKPAAPKKVEKKKTEKKAEKKPAKKPAAKKEAPKKPEKKKK, from the coding sequence ATGAGATATTTTCCTGTAGCATTGTTTTCCGCAGTTTCACTCTCAATGATGTCCTTTGTCTATGCAGCAGACAAAAAAGCAGACCCAGCCACTGAACAGGCCAAATCCAAAATTCGTGCCGCCGGTGGTTCCGTTCTCGAATTGGCACAGAATGATGATCGGCTTGAAATTGCCTTTCATTTGTCTGATCAAAAAATCACAGACAACACTTTGAAAACTCTCGCAGGGCTTAAGAAAGTCTCCACGTTAAACCTGCGTGGTACTGACATCACTTCAGCAGGGCTGGCACAGCTAAAAGACTTGAAGGGTTTGACTCACTTGCATCTGGAAAAGACAAAAGTAAACGATGCCGGGCTGGTACATCTGAAAGCACTGCCAAATCTCGAATATTTGAACCTCTATGGAACTCAGATTACTGACGCGGGATTATCAAATCTCAATCAACTGAAAAAGCTAAAACGTCTCTATGTCTGGCAGACGAAGGTCACTCGCCCCGCGGGTTTGGCTTTAGAAAAACAGATTACAGGATTGGAAATTATTGGTTTACCAGAAGAACCCAAACCCAAAGAAGCTAAAAAACCGGAGCTCCCCAAGAAGCCCGCTGCTTCCAAAAAGCCAGCTGCCCCTAAAAAAGTAGAAAAGAAAAAAACGGAGAAGAAGGCGGAAAAGAAACCAGCTAAAAAACCAGCTGCGAAGAAAGAAGCCCCCAAGAAACCAGAAAAAAAGAAGAAGTAA
- a CDS encoding ABC transporter ATP-binding protein — protein sequence MTERKANDDYVIELRNISRQFGTQQVLRDVSFGVRKGETLVVIGESGCGKSVTMKLIMNLLQPTQGDVLWNGRSVSDRTQRELHRDRLRIGYLFQGAALFDSLSVYENVAFGLKQNTKLNKSEVDQIVVERLREVGLSESISHKKPAELSGGMKKRVGLARALAMTPEVMLYDEPTTGLDPVMTDVINELILQTRVSRPVTSIVVTHDMSTVKKVADRIIMLYPLARLNSVEKQIVFEGTSEEAFQSPLPRVHQFVYGEAGDRIRELAEAS from the coding sequence ATGACTGAGCGGAAAGCAAACGATGACTACGTGATTGAATTGCGAAACATCTCGCGTCAATTCGGAACGCAGCAAGTATTGCGTGATGTCTCGTTTGGAGTCCGTAAAGGTGAGACACTGGTTGTGATCGGTGAAAGCGGCTGCGGAAAAAGCGTGACCATGAAGCTGATCATGAATTTGCTGCAACCTACACAGGGAGACGTGTTGTGGAATGGACGTTCTGTTTCCGATCGAACTCAGCGTGAGTTACACCGAGATCGACTTCGAATTGGCTATCTATTCCAAGGGGCGGCATTGTTTGACAGTTTGTCTGTTTATGAAAATGTTGCGTTCGGCTTAAAACAGAATACGAAATTAAATAAATCAGAAGTGGATCAAATTGTCGTTGAACGGTTAAGGGAAGTCGGACTTTCAGAATCAATCAGCCATAAAAAACCGGCAGAGCTTTCCGGGGGTATGAAAAAACGAGTAGGCCTCGCACGTGCTTTGGCAATGACTCCTGAAGTCATGCTCTATGATGAACCAACAACGGGCCTTGATCCCGTGATGACGGATGTGATCAATGAACTGATTTTGCAGACACGCGTCAGCCGCCCGGTAACGAGTATTGTCGTCACACATGATATGAGTACGGTTAAAAAAGTCGCGGACAGAATTATTATGTTGTATCCATTAGCTCGTTTGAATTCGGTAGAGAAACAGATTGTATTCGAAGGGACATCAGAAGAAGCGTTCCAATCTCCTTTGCCACGGGTTCATCAGTTCGTGTACGGTGAAGCCGGTGATCGGATTCGTGAACTGGCAGAAGCCAGCTAA
- a CDS encoding SRPBCC family protein codes for MEISYHQEIIAPIEIVFNFLTDDEKMKLWMEGLQLIEYPEKKNVDDPIGTRFIYHIKEGGHTQQYSGSVTEYTPPTLWGIELSTPAYQFNISYELTKQARKTQLDYHCEMVFGSLFHRIMGFLFRGLTKRILKSQMTKLKQLSEQESVRRSPQ; via the coding sequence ATGGAAATTTCGTATCATCAGGAAATCATCGCTCCGATTGAAATCGTATTTAACTTCCTGACCGATGACGAAAAAATGAAGCTCTGGATGGAAGGCCTGCAATTGATCGAATATCCAGAGAAAAAAAACGTTGATGATCCGATAGGCACACGCTTCATCTATCACATCAAAGAAGGTGGTCATACTCAACAATATTCAGGATCCGTCACAGAATATACTCCCCCCACACTGTGGGGAATCGAGCTGAGTACCCCCGCCTATCAATTCAATATAAGCTATGAATTAACAAAGCAGGCGCGTAAAACCCAACTCGATTATCATTGTGAAATGGTGTTTGGGTCTCTCTTCCACCGCATCATGGGCTTTCTGTTTCGCGGTTTGACAAAGCGCATTCTCAAATCGCAAATGACCAAACTAAAGCAGCTCTCTGAACAGGAATCAGTACGTCGCTCTCCTCAATAG
- a CDS encoding MlaE family ABC transporter permease, giving the protein MSSASTTYPRDTMIHGLGRGVITTICLMGDLFLFGWEMVKWMITRLPPRSNLWSCMYHIGIQSIPVILITGGFIGMVLAVQSYDQFKLMHLENQIGAVIAISLVEELGPVLAAIMLAGRVGTSMSAELGTMRVTEQIDALRALGADPIHYLVVPRFLACCLLIPLLTVIADAIGILGGWFFSTQVLGVESFYYWHYSKDFVFAYDVLGGIFKSFFFGAAISLISCHRGFHCGAGAEGVGKAATEAFVYSFIVIMILDFLLGVSIVNFFHFMQSVYPGVLR; this is encoded by the coding sequence ATGTCATCTGCTTCGACTACGTATCCTAGGGATACCATGATTCATGGTTTGGGACGCGGAGTAATTACCACAATTTGTTTAATGGGCGACCTGTTTCTCTTTGGTTGGGAAATGGTCAAGTGGATGATTACTCGGCTGCCTCCTCGCAGCAATCTCTGGTCGTGCATGTATCATATTGGCATTCAAAGTATCCCCGTGATTTTGATTACAGGGGGATTCATTGGAATGGTTCTCGCCGTCCAATCTTATGATCAGTTTAAATTGATGCATTTGGAAAATCAGATCGGTGCTGTGATCGCGATCTCGCTGGTGGAAGAATTAGGTCCTGTGCTCGCGGCCATCATGTTGGCAGGGAGAGTGGGTACTTCGATGTCGGCCGAACTGGGAACGATGCGGGTCACCGAACAAATTGATGCCCTCCGCGCACTCGGTGCTGATCCCATTCATTATCTCGTGGTGCCACGGTTCTTAGCCTGTTGTTTATTGATACCACTACTGACAGTAATTGCCGATGCCATCGGAATCCTGGGAGGCTGGTTCTTTAGTACTCAGGTTTTAGGTGTCGAATCATTTTACTATTGGCATTATTCAAAAGACTTCGTGTTTGCATACGATGTATTAGGAGGCATCTTCAAGAGTTTCTTTTTCGGAGCGGCGATCTCGTTGATCTCTTGTCACCGGGGGTTTCACTGTGGTGCAGGCGCTGAAGGCGTCGGTAAAGCGGCTACCGAGGCATTTGTGTATTCATTTATTGTAATCATGATTCTTGATTTCCTGTTGGGAGTTTCGATCGTGAACTTCTTCCACTTTATGCAGTCTGTTTATCCAGGTGTTCTCAGGTAA
- a CDS encoding GntR family transcriptional regulator — protein sequence MSLKNYIKNDLEARLRSGQELPAQLTLESLAEHYQVSFSPVRLAIAELVEEGLLKKGANRRLVLNTKKIKPLKRGKKSALPEPPADMFEVITNEFVKLSLKGEPIDIREEVTARKYGISRSSLRIILNRLAGTGILDHIPRRGWRLRPFRQEDMQAFLEVRELLELKALDLAKPYLVKEDLQKILDGNVIPKSNADSVLIDNSLHEYIIDKAGNYYIQDFFQRQGRYYDILFDWEDQDRKTAIETVRQHQSILKALIKKDWRSARKALSYHIRDNHPILSKIVK from the coding sequence ATGTCACTCAAAAATTATATTAAAAATGATTTGGAAGCACGCTTGAGAAGCGGGCAGGAACTGCCTGCTCAATTGACACTCGAGTCTTTAGCGGAGCATTACCAGGTCAGCTTTTCTCCAGTGCGTCTCGCGATCGCTGAACTGGTTGAAGAAGGTTTGTTGAAGAAGGGGGCGAATCGCAGGTTAGTTTTAAATACGAAAAAAATTAAACCACTCAAGCGAGGGAAAAAATCTGCTTTACCTGAGCCTCCTGCCGATATGTTTGAAGTGATCACAAATGAGTTTGTGAAACTGAGTTTAAAAGGAGAGCCAATCGATATTCGTGAGGAGGTGACAGCCAGGAAATATGGAATCAGCCGTTCTTCGCTACGGATTATCTTAAACCGATTAGCGGGAACCGGGATTCTGGATCACATTCCTCGTCGTGGTTGGAGGCTCAGACCCTTTCGTCAGGAAGACATGCAGGCATTTCTTGAAGTGCGTGAACTACTTGAATTAAAGGCACTTGATCTGGCAAAACCCTATCTGGTCAAAGAGGACTTACAAAAAATTCTGGATGGAAATGTAATTCCAAAATCGAATGCAGATAGTGTCTTGATCGATAATTCGTTGCATGAATACATCATCGATAAAGCGGGTAATTATTACATTCAAGATTTTTTCCAGCGACAAGGCAGGTACTATGACATCCTGTTTGACTGGGAAGACCAGGATCGAAAGACTGCCATCGAAACCGTACGCCAGCATCAATCCATTTTGAAAGCGCTGATCAAGAAGGACTGGCGCTCGGCCCGCAAAGCACTGTCTTACCACATTCGTGACAACCATCCGATATTAAGCAAGATTGTGAAATAG
- a CDS encoding RNA polymerase sigma factor gives MSKSSAAQVRHKVDELYRIESRRVFATLIRLLGDFDLAEEAMHEAFTAAVEQWQCDGIPRNPRAWLVSTGRFKAIDSVRRRSRFDASLEELARRLEEIADDKAEKANQEVEDDRLRLIFTCCHPSLSPELQVALTLREVCGLKTEEIASAFLITPPTLAQRIVRAKAKIRDAGIPYEVPSLAELPTRLDAVLSVIYLVFNEGYSASSGESLIRIDLSEEAIRLGRLLLDLLPDSEVMGLLALMLLQESRRDARATSDGDVILLEDQDRSLWNRQQISEGTTLVNRSVASRDYGIYTIQAAIASVHANSRTAAETDWAQIVSWYDLLLQAEPSSIVELNRAVAVAMQEGPLVGLELVESILERGDLVEYHLAHATRADLCRRLGRTEDAKKSYESALSFARQEPERRFLEKRLIELG, from the coding sequence ATGAGTAAGAGTAGCGCTGCACAGGTTCGACATAAGGTAGATGAACTCTATCGAATTGAATCGCGCCGTGTATTCGCCACACTGATTCGCTTGTTGGGAGACTTCGATCTTGCTGAGGAAGCAATGCATGAAGCGTTTACAGCCGCTGTGGAACAATGGCAGTGCGATGGAATTCCCCGGAATCCACGTGCATGGCTCGTTTCCACAGGGCGCTTCAAAGCCATTGATTCTGTTCGCCGTCGTAGTCGGTTTGATGCTTCACTGGAAGAACTCGCCAGACGACTTGAAGAGATTGCAGACGACAAAGCTGAAAAAGCAAATCAGGAGGTTGAAGACGACCGACTGAGATTGATCTTTACATGTTGCCATCCGTCGCTCTCACCAGAACTTCAGGTTGCTCTGACCCTGCGAGAAGTGTGTGGATTAAAAACAGAGGAAATTGCGAGTGCGTTTCTGATTACTCCACCCACGCTGGCCCAACGCATCGTTCGCGCTAAGGCGAAAATTCGTGATGCGGGAATTCCATACGAAGTTCCTTCCCTTGCCGAGTTGCCGACTCGTTTGGACGCGGTGCTTTCTGTGATCTATCTTGTGTTCAATGAAGGTTACTCTGCTTCGTCAGGTGAGTCACTGATCAGGATTGATCTTTCCGAAGAAGCAATCCGCCTGGGACGGCTCTTGCTGGATTTATTACCTGATTCAGAGGTGATGGGGCTTCTGGCCCTCATGTTATTGCAGGAGTCGCGACGTGATGCACGTGCCACCTCAGACGGTGATGTCATCTTGCTCGAGGATCAGGACCGTTCTCTCTGGAATCGTCAACAGATTTCAGAAGGCACGACGCTGGTGAATCGGTCAGTTGCTTCGCGGGATTATGGCATTTACACGATTCAAGCCGCCATTGCATCAGTTCACGCGAACTCTCGCACTGCTGCAGAGACAGACTGGGCACAGATTGTAAGTTGGTACGATTTATTATTACAAGCCGAACCCTCGTCTATAGTTGAGTTGAATCGGGCTGTCGCCGTTGCCATGCAGGAAGGACCGTTAGTTGGGCTTGAGCTGGTTGAGTCGATTCTTGAACGGGGCGATTTAGTCGAATATCACTTGGCACATGCGACTCGTGCCGATTTGTGTCGGCGTCTTGGGAGAACCGAAGACGCCAAAAAATCCTATGAAAGTGCCCTGAGCTTTGCTCGTCAGGAGCCGGAACGTCGTTTTCTTGAAAAACGACTGATTGAGCTGGGATAA